Sequence from the Primulina huaijiensis isolate GDHJ02 unplaced genomic scaffold, ASM1229523v2 scaffold37775, whole genome shotgun sequence genome:
AATAAATATTCTTATGGCAACACTATTTTTAATGTGTCGTTGCTTGAGTTCAACTTGTGGTACTATTTTTGTCATGGTTAATGTTTGATAGAGATATTATTCATAAGAACTTGGAGAATATTTGGCTTTTTTGTGTCTGTTTAAAGTCTACTGATTTATGCCTCATGCTTCTTCTTACCCTTCAGACGGTAACGAGGGATCAAAAGGATGACTTTGAAAGGCCTGGGGCCATCGTATCAAATCATGTATCTTATATTGATATTCTATACCACTTGTCTTCCTCTTTCCCAAGCTTCGTTGCGAAGGTTCGTAAATCAGGACAGTGGTTTGAACATCATCGCATAATGTAATTTGACACATTCCTTCATTTTCTCACCTTTTCTTGGTGTTCTTAATTGTGTAACTGAAGAGGTCTGTGGCCAAACTTCCTCTCGTTGGTCTTATCAGGTTGGTCCACTTGATCTTTTAGCTGTTATGCAAATTGAAGAATCATGGATCGATCCTTTTCATCTGCGTATATTTGATCGCATTTATTGGTAAAATAAAGTGAAAATTGTAGTTACCTGTTTAGTTTTTGGATTTGAAAGTACAAATGAAATTAGTGATGAAATCAGTTATCGCCTTATCGGTAGTCTTGCATAAAACATGCCATGTATCTCATAATACTGGAGcttaaactttcttttgtttctaCGTTGACTTCCATATCATTATTTTCTGCAAGATTTGGTTTCTTGTGTTTAAACGCTGGCATATTGAAGCTCCCATAATTGTCCCATGATGTGAACATTTTTTCCTGATTATGCATTACACATTACACATTTTCATTGTACAACCGATGCTTCAACTCTTATCATCTTTTCTATTACAGCAAGTGTCTTGGTTGTGTCTATGTACAGAGAGAGTTGAAATCATCAGACTCCAAGGGCGTCTCAGGTATTATTTTCTGTTTAATTTTGAACATTTTAGTTATGTCACAAAGTCGATGTTTGAAAAAGAGTGTGCAGGaagttcaaaataaaattatttggctGTATCAATTAATATTGATTTTGGGACAATCAAACTTAAGTGAAGAAAAAGACAAGTTTATCTGGAGACATAGACTGTTATCTTCCATTAGATTTCTCTTACTGACATTGGGTAGTGAACAATTTCCACATTCGATGGCCAGAATTACAAGACCGATTACTACCAACTGATGAAATGCATCCTAAAGAATACTCATGACATATAATCCCATCTGAGCTCCTCTTATTTTTCCCCTAGTGTCTGAACTTCTTGCagtcaaatgtttttttttctcgttTTTAGACATTTGTTATTTGCAGGTATTGTAAATGAAAGGATTTGGGAAGCTCATCAGAATGAGTTTGCTCCAAAGATTATGCTTTTTCCAGGTTCTATTTTTTATGCTGTTGCCAGCCTCTGTTTTTAATCTCTTCCCACGTGATGTCTATCCTCTAACTAATCTCGTGTCTATCCACCTGCTGTATTCTTATTTATGATTACATGGGCATCAAGACTTGTGACGGAGTCAGAAATTTGGCTCTGCCcgggctagaattttaaactctgaaatcttttaatattttaaattgatctactctggctaatatcatattattccaaaattatacaaaatttacatataaatttttttaaaaaaaattgggccacCCGTCCTAAAGCCCGGGTATACAAGCATGTAGCTCCGCCACTGATCAAGACTATCTTCGGGTCACGGATTTGTTTCTGAAAATATGTGAATCTTGAAAAACcgtttttgttgaattttaatgCCCCAAGCATGGTTGTAAAATCTATTGGCTCATAAGAGGAATCCCAAATTTTCAACTGCTATTGTTGTGAAGCATGGATGATGGATTGGGTAGTAGATTTTAATCCTCGTTACCTATGTCAGCCAATCCCTACATAACTAAGGTTATTCGAAATAGATTTCTCGATGCACTTACAGGATTGTTGCAAAACAAACCATAGAGAAAAATTTCTCAAAACACAATTTTTTCTAGACTCCTTAATTTTATGTTAGTCGCACAACCTTGTGTatagattttatttttgatgCTGTACATTTGAAATTAATAGTGAACTTGTGTTTGGCATATTCATGTCATGCATTGGAATTTTGTATTTGTATGATTTTCTATGCTCATAACGACTTGTTGGAAGGAAGTTTTTGATATTTGCATTTGGGGATCACTATATTCATTCAATGTGCTAGCCAGATAAAACAGCTTGGATGTTAAATGCTCTAATTATCTGTCTGGGGTGGAACTTTGCATTGAATCTCCAAAAGTAGTGACTCATGCCTTGTAAATGTGGCAGACCATGTCTCTACTTTTTAATCGCATGAACTTTTGATGAAACCCACATCTATGTCAAGCCAGAAAGACTGTTTATGCCTGTATTGTTACTGCATTCTATAAATATCtaattgtaatttattttgGCCTTTAACAGAAGGTACAACTACAAATGGAGGCTACATCCTTCCATTTAAATCTGGCGCATTTTTGGCAAAAGCTCCTGTACTTCCGGTTATATTAAGATATCCGTACCAGAGATTTAGTCCTGCATGGGACAGTATTTCAGGGGTGAGTTCTGTTTTGGAATTTTTGTTGTCATTTCTTTCCTTGAATCCAggttttgttttcttctcaCACTTTTGTTGGTTGACTTCCCTTCGTCTAAATTTTACTGGGAAAGTAGATTGATTTTTGCTTTTTTCGAGCGTTTCTTTGGCTCTCCCTTAATTATGCAGATTCCATGGAAGGAGCTTTCTGTTCAGATAGGAACATAATAAAACAACCTAAAGAGAGGAACTTTATTGCTCGTGTTTGATTGTTATGCTTGATTTGTCACAGCAATTTGTATGCAATTTAGGATTACCTTTTGTTAGCTCACTCAGTTCTATGACTCTTGCAAATGCTGATTCAATATAACCTCGCGCAGGTTCGCCACTTGATTTTTCTTCTCTGTCAGTTTGTAAATTACATTGAAGTGATGCGATTACCTGTTTATCAACCCTCAGAACAAGAAAAGGAAGATCCAAAGCTTTATGCTGAGAATGTGCGAAAGCTAATGGCTCGTGAGGTACTTATATTTCAGTCTCTGATTTTTTTTAGCTCTTAAAATGTACAATCATTATTATATTCTCCTAGATTTATTAATTCCCCCTTCCCTCACTTCCCCCGAGACTTACTTTGTtgcaatttattttctcaatccAAAAGGTTTATCTTTTTTTTACTACGATCTCCGGATGTTCAGTTGGTGGTGTAAATATTGCAATGTCAATGCTGGTTTCAATTTCATTGTGCATATTGTGCAAAGATGACTGTTTTTAAACTTGCGAAATACATACTCTAATTGATACTGGCAACTATATTGCACAATCTGAACTTGGCATTTTCTGACTTTTGGCTATTTGCGTTAATACTTGATATAAATTAAAAGTGTGTTTGGATCGACGGGTTTGATTTGAGGTATGAGTTTGGATGAACGAATTCCAGAGTATTTGAATAATTAAGGATTTAAATCCGccattgtgataaaaaaaaaattataccgtAGGTAgcaaatttcaaatccatgaaTTTGAAGATTATCCGAACAAGTTCAGTGGATTGCAACTAACGATTTAGAACTATCTACCCTCAAATCATTTCATCCTAACACTGTAGAAAGAAATAGAAAAGGAGGAATATGGGGAACCACCATACGACTGGTGCTTGGGTACTAGAGGCAAAATATCTCATTTGATGTTGCTCTTCGTTGTTGTGATGCAGGGTAATTTGATTCTTTCAGATATCGGCCTGGCAGAGAAACGTGCTTATCATGCTGCTCTAAATGGTAATATTAGCATGCCTACTGTTTTGCATCAGAAAGACGATTGATAATTTCATGGCCTGGCTCTCAAAAGTTATGTAGTCCATCTTGGTCTTGGATACCTATTTTGCGCGGTGCACCATTTTAAACATAGGAACCATATGGGTGGTTTTTCACCCCTGGAAACTAGAGCATATTACTTTCCTATAATAGTTATGTAAATCATATTCAATAAATGCAGAGTCATGAATAACCCTTTATTTAACATTTCTGTATAATTTGGTATTTGGAATCAAGATTCTGCTTTATATCATTTTCTGCATGGTTAGTTAATCTGAGAGATCTCTCTTTGGTGTTCCTGCAGGTTTGTTTTGTCAACAATAGTCCGGGTTTGCCANACGAAACACCTCCCCAAAAAATATGGCATGATTTAAATGCAGATAAATGTGGTGGAAGAGATCATTGATTGACCATTTAGTTCTGAATGGTCTGTCAGGGTACTGCTGCAACTTGATGGGATATTTTTTGTAGACGTAGTGTGCAGTTTAGTTTAACAGGTCCCGGAAGCTGATATATAAAGGACAATGGCGGATCTATGGACTACCTTGTCATTGAATTTTAATGCCGAGAGTACTAATTTTTAGGCAAGGGCTTTTCTTTATATAATCGGttgcataattttttaatattttattcttgGAACATTTAGAGTCAGTAGTATAAGGTATAATAACctaaaaatcaatcaaattatgaattttataaatgcatgaatcataatttatataagtgAATCATATTAAtgacaaataattattaatttaaaatatttgtgatTAACTCatcaaaatattatcaaaactaatgaaataataaaattgatacTAAAATATAACATGtaatattcaatttaaatattatttaacttcttacaaaatttttatacattttgCTTTTAGAATTATATATCGtagataaattaattttcatatacattatttaatgaaaaataataattttttaaaaagtatataatcaatatttttcattaagcCTTCAGATAACTTTCTGCTGAGTGCGTGCTTGATGATCGATGACGTTTATGATCTTTGATTGCGCTCAAATTCTTTAAGTATGCAGGCTTGAAGATAATCACACTGTTGAAAGCTTGATAATTATGTATCGCGTTGTTGTTTTTCTAGCATACTTCCAGCTCTTCTTATATAAGCTGTCATTCCAACGGTCGGAAAGAGATGAGTAACGTAAACATGTAATACTTCAAGCTCTTCTTATATAACCTATTCTTATTTTTATGTGTTtagtgattgtatatgtatgtacattggacatttcaaattatatgttTTCTATGAtccattttttaatatcaaatagaTCGTAGTATTGaacatttgaaattatttgTTATTTAGGTTTTAAAGTTGTATCATAGTCAAattatatgtaatatttttttcacttaTTTGGCTGTtgattttttccttaaaatttcataaatagtaatatatatataaaattaataatcaaaAGATCACATAATAGCAAATTTcatgtattgaatttataaatttttctgagataattttttttacaaaattgcttctattattcatttttaaatatcaaataaaatggtCAGAAAAAATGTGAGACGATGAAACTAATTGTTTAACATTTTTgccttaaatttatatattatgagagCTGATTTTGGAACTTGAGTCAAAAAAAGATTTTAGTTCTGATTTTTGTTTAACTGTTTTTGAAAACCATGGTCGGGGTATAACTTTAGACCCTTAACNTTctgagataattttttttacaaaattgcttctattattcatttttaaatatcaaataaaatggtCAGAAAAAATGTGAGACGATGAAACTAATTGTTTAACATTTTTgtcttaaatttatatattatgagagCTGATTTTGGAACTTAAGTCAAAAAAAGATTTTAGTTCTGATTTTTGTTTCACTGTTTTTGAAAACCATGGTCGGGGTATAACTTTAGACCCTTAATGCCtaaatcttaaacattctttGTAGATGTTTTCAATACTACCGAATTTTGTTTATCGAATTTATAATTTgtgtgatatataattttttgaaaaataaaagttctaCTAAAATCTTTAACTTTCTTAACTCTCTGAATTTTTCTATGagattcatattttatgatattattaatatattaacattcataattattgatataaattctactaaataatttattaaactctttattttcaactcttagttaaaaaatataaaatatattagtattaaatttcatattattatattattatatatttatcatgTAATTGTACTATtgcatatataaatttttttcttatatcttcttgtgatactataatttattatttaatttgaaattacactaaaatataattaaaaattacattaaaatcataaaatagcatatagagagaaaattaaaaggataaaatatttaaaggtAGTATAAAGATGGATTATTTGAGAAATTTAATATAGGAGTTACATTTTATTCTTGAAGTGATATAAGTTACTACAATCAATATATATTGTTGTGATAATTCATTAGCATTTGTTAgactattaattatatattatgtggAATAATTAggctattaattaattataaattaggtggaataaataaaaatttttgatatttcatttttaGTCTTACGACAATTagaaatttacatatatatctttattgaatttttggatttgTATTGATGTGgagatcatttttattttttgacaattGAAAAACATGACCAATGATCTACACTTTTTTAggtatatagataaaaaaaatatttttattatcaaacatatattcatttttaatacATAGATTTCCCATAAATTGTGTAGAAAATTTCCATGCAAATCTAAAAATACACAATTTAAGGGTTAGTAGAAAATTTACAATGAAAAACTTTGCTATTCTTTTTACACTTTTATAAGTATAAtagttataaatatatattcttttaaatttttttaatggaaaaaatatatatttttaaaaaatctattattttaatattttttctaagaattatgtaagaagaaaatattatttttctaatgtattttttattatcgAATATCTATTCAAtatttatgtaatattattttcaaaatttcttattttacaattttctattaaaaaagataaaaacacTATTATCCTCATGTATTTAATgagttcaaaaaaaataaatacatcaattaaataaataatcaatacattacaaattcaattatttaaaaaaaaattattttacaattttctattaaaaaaataaaaacactatGATCCTCATGTATTTAATGAGTTCAAAaaaataaggcaaaaacttgtgtgagacggtcttacggatcgtatttgtgaaacggatctcttatttgggttatccatgaaaaaatattactttttatgctaagagttattttttattgtgaatatgaataGGGTTGACCCCTCTCACAAATTAAGAtccatgagacggtctcaaatGAGACCgactgaaaaaataaataaccaaTACATTACAAATTCAATATCCCAAATTTGTCCCTAAATTTTATATACTTGTTCCACCCATGCCCATGCAATTAATACAAATGTCCATGCAATTAATACAAACAATGCATAGTTTTGGGACAATGTAGTAAAATCACAATGCAAAAACTTTGCCCTTCATCCACACTTTTATAGgtatatagatatatagattATGTGTGAAATATAGCTCAAATTTGCATTTCACCAACGTGTATCTTACCATTATCTGATGTTAAAACTTGAATTTGCCATATCTTACACCCACATACATGATACAACAACAAACTCATGCATTACACACATACACACTTGATACAACAACGTCACTTACAAAACACAAAGGATTCATAAAATGCGCATTACAGCTTATTACAAATACAAGGATCCAGCGTAGAATTTAAGGCACTAAAGCCACACTCAGGCCGGTTGTAGAAACACCCGTTATTATTGACAACACACGACACTATATGACACAGCTGCCACCTCTCCCAAACACCGGAATATAACCAAACGGACTTCAATGATAACAGCCCACAGGCATTCATCCTACACCATACAGAAACGAGGCCAGATTTCTTATAATGGATCAACACGTTTCAGAACAATTTCAATTTGATCATATCAAAGAAATTCAAGAGAGTGGGGATTGTTTGATTTTTCATGTGTCAGTGTTGAGACATCACTTACAGTGGGGGGTGATGTTCCAGCGTTGATTGTCACCCTTTTTCCATTCCCAAAGAACAATTATGGTGCCATCATGGACACCGCCATGATTTTCATCGCCATTGAAGGCATCTACATTCAGCTTAATGTTATTAACCATCCTTATTGTTCGGTAGCCATCCCCCAAGTCTCTGCTTTCAGTCCACAAAATGGATTCATCAACAGTATCAGGATCGTAAGGAGTTAACTGGACCTGGCAGAGAAAACCCATGGTCAAACAGAaccaaaacattaaaaatattaatgtcatattttcattctttgtttttttctttcagttttTCAATTGTATTGATATATAGGTGGTAGTGCTTAAAAAATGATCACatactttttttaaatataaatttgcaGATCTTTTAAAACACTTAGCATTTCCTTGATATATGAATTTTCCCCTACATCCCGTGACAACATTGATTATTACTAAATCACATGAATCCCATACGAGGTCCACACGTTTAAGAACTAGATCTCATCTCAATTCTTAAATGTTCAAAACCAAGCTCTTACAAGCAGATTTCAATAGTGATTGCAGCTCAAAAGACAATCATCTTAGAAGGATATACGAAGAAGGTGACAAGCACATGGATTGATTAACATGAAATCTTTGGTGAAGTAACTAAGAAGATGACATATGTATCCTGATATTGAGCTCCCTTACTATGTCGGATAAACATTAATGGCGGATACAGAAATAtccataatttataaattttaacgtTAAAGTAAACAAAAATATCAGTCGAATAAactcaaatatttgatatcaagtAAGATTTAAGTAAATTAACGCATCAGCAACCTCAACCACTGTGCCCAACAGATTTTTAACTTGCAATCAGCAAAAATATAATCGTaagagtaataataataaatcacaaacaataaattaaaaatctttTACACATTGTAAATAATCAGAAAAGTGTATATTTGAACATACTGGATGGGTAGCACCAATTGCGTGCTTCAACGCCTGTCCAGTGGCTTTGTTAATCAAAGCAAAGCTGGGAAATCCTTCTTCGTCTTTCACTTTAGTGCTGTACTTCTCCTCTTTGATCCAGTGCTGCAATCAGTAATACAATTTACCACAATTAAAGCCTGAAATACAGACATACACTCGCacaaaaatcaagattttcactaaagaaaaataaacgCACCTGAAGAGGATCTGATGGATCGGAAGGAGCAAGAATAACTTTTCCATCACGAATGGTCAAAGAGAAGTTAGTCTCCGCCTTGCTATACACCTTAACAGAGGGTTTTCCAGCGGTCCCTCCAGCCCCGTGGTGGGGGGTATGGTGGTGATCGGATGACGGGAAGTGGGGCATATGATGGTGGTGTTGGTGCCGATCATCCGCGGCCTCGAAGGGTGGTGGATCGTAACCATGGGAAGCGGGTGGAGGCGGACGACTGTATGAATCCGGCCCACCATCATGCGAGGTGTGATAAACTTCAGACGACTCATTATACCGAGGCGGCGGCTCATTCAGACCGTAAAACGGAGGAGGTGGCTCGTCCCCGTAAAGTGGAGGCGGCGGGTAGtcttgttcttcttcttcttctctcctGTGCCGACCGTGGTGGTGTCCGTGGGGGAAATCCATGTTATTCAACGGGCAGACGAAAGCAAATTATTGGTTTACTGAAGAAGATTGAACGTAGAAATGCAAGAATTTATGGATGATTGGAGGAGTGGAGGATTGGTGACACGCGCTGCAGTGTGAGTGGTTATTAATTGCACAGatcaatcaataatttaacTGGGAATCAGAGTCTTTTTGGGATATGTCGTGTTACGCGCCATCTGTCAGGACACGCTTCCTTCAATAACTTATTTCAGAAGATTAGATACAGTGAGTTGTACTATTTTCTCTTAATTAATTAGGTACTTGACTTCTGAATTCTGCCGACAAAATTTATTAATAGttcttgatttttaaatttatatataaacaataagcATATACACCTTAATAACAATTAACAAATCATTTCTCATGTACTATTTTCCGAACTTTTTTCAATTAAATGCAATTTAGCTAACCAACATTCACATTATTGATCGTCGATTTacttattataattaaaaaaatatactatTTTCCCTCCTAAACAGCCACAAAAATGGACAAGTACCTCATTTTCTCGGAGAAGTAATGCGTTTACGTATTGGAGGGGTGTAAGGTTCATTTCTTTTGGACAGTGTAGTACAAAGTGGTTAATTTAACATGTTCTTCGTTGCTAAATAGGGGACAATGCGCTTTACCCCATTCATCACTTGTggcaaaatgataattaattaacttaCATAAACAAGAACCCAAGTTTTCGCAAACCAAGCCCCCACTGGCTTTTAATGAGTGACAAAATTCATGAATCAGACATAATTAAACAGAAATGGAATGAGTGAGTTGCTGCGGAACCATGCTATTACCACATTATTATGTACTTGTTCTCATTGTTGCTGTTGGATGCCGCGCTGATTTCAAACGACACCAGCATGCCTCATTGCAGATGCCTGAACAAAGATAAAAATCAAGGCAAAAGAGCAAATAATTAGAACCAACAACTGGAGAAAAGATTAGTGAGATTATTCTCGCAACACAGAAGTTGTTAGTTTAAAGGGCATGTGCATATCTAGAAACTCTGAAGTAAAATTTCACAGGTCTCCATTTCAGTATGCCAAAGGTCCTGTTAAATGGGAAATGGAATATACTCATATTGAGTTCGGATAAAGGAATTTAATTTGGAAAGAGATTTGCATTAACATCTTGAATACATTCGAAATCCCCTTATAAGTACTTAGGGATATAGGCAGACAGAAAAGTCGATGTGATCCCACTATTTGAAAAAGTATTTTCACCAGAATATTTGCGGAATTAAATGAACAATTGGGACCGATGACTTTGAGCAGGCATTATGCTTACATATATACTTAATGCAGCTGAAGAGCAAAGTTACAAGAACAAGGGAGAATTAACAGAAGAAGCAAGTCTATGGAGGAAAATTCATGCATTTTCTAAAGTTCAGGAAAGGACAAGAAACGCAAAAGAAGCGGTAAAGTGCAGGCACGAGAGATGAAGAAAATGCCTTAAACATTACCTAGGATAATGCTTT
This genomic interval carries:
- the LOC140968784 gene encoding lysophospholipid acyltransferase LPEAT1-like isoform X2, with translation MYKMESELKIISPEPIELQPEPVISVGDDRPLLKSEPNFTQTHILSTEELEKKYAAYVRHDVYGTMGRGELPWTEKILLALGLVLLVPLRVLAGMAILVIYYVICRVCTAFLAPNREDEQEDYAHMGGWRRAVIMQSGRFFARSLLFVFGFYRICEKSTCNQVDGQLNHETVTRDQKDDFERPGAIVSNHVSYIDILYHLSSSFPSFVAKRSVAKLPLVGLISKCLGCVYVQRELKSSDSKGVSGIVNERIWEAHQNEFAPKIMLFPEGTTTNGGYILPFKSGAFLAKAPVLPVILRYPYQRFSPAWDSISGVRHLIFLLCQFVNYIEVMRLPVYQPSEQEKEDPKLYAENVRKLMAREGNLILSDIGLAEKRAYHAALNGLFCQQ
- the LOC140968784 gene encoding lysophospholipid acyltransferase LPEAT1-like isoform X1, whose protein sequence is MYKMESELKIISPEPIELQPEPVISVGDDRPLLKSEPNFTQTHILSTEELEKKYAAYVRHDVYGTMGRGELPWTEKILLALGLVLLVPLRVLAGMAILVIYYVICRVCTAFLAPNREDEQEDYAHMGGWRRAVIMQSGRFFARSLLFVFGFYRICEKSTCNQVDGQLNHETVTRDQKDDFERPGAIVSNHVSYIDILYHLSSSFPSFVAKRSVAKLPLVGLISKCLGCVYVQRELKSSDSKGVSGIVNERIWEAHQNEFAPKIMLFPEGTTTNGGYILPFKSGAFLAKAPVLPVILRYPYQRFSPAWDSISGVRHLIFLLCQFVNYIEVMRLPVYQPSEQEKEDPKLYAENVRKLMAREGNLILSDIGLAEKRAYHAALNGNISMPTVLHQKDD
- the LOC140968674 gene encoding ricin B-like lectin R40G3, which produces MDFPHGHHHGRHRREEEEEQDYPPPPLYGDEPPPPFYGLNEPPPRYNESSEVYHTSHDGGPDSYSRPPPPASHGYDPPPFEAADDRHQHHHHMPHFPSSDHHHTPHHGAGGTAGKPSVKVYSKAETNFSLTIRDGKVILAPSDPSDPLQHWIKEEKYSTKVKDEEGFPSFALINKATGQALKHAIGATHPVQLTPYDPDTVDESILWTESRDLGDGYRTIRMVNNIKLNVDAFNGDENHGGVHDGTIIVLWEWKKGDNQRWNITPH